A genomic window from Solanum stenotomum isolate F172 chromosome 10, ASM1918654v1, whole genome shotgun sequence includes:
- the LOC125841422 gene encoding uncharacterized protein LOC125841422 isoform X1: MFSVFPCSFFYLQNRVFFDMSSRQDSDIDDDFSDLYKEYTGPVRSNTTKAQDKIVTEKRPHVGSDEEEEDTRDPNAVPTDFTSREAKVWEAKSKATERNWKKRKEEEMICKICGESGHFTQGCPSTLGASRKSQDFFERVPARESHVKALFTEKVINQIEKDVGCKIKMEEKFIIVSGKDRLILRKGVDAVHKIKEDADKKGPSSSQVSRSRSPERRSPVSARMARSDSQRSNHSPQSASQLHHRYGRQEKVVDDRGHDDFHKIARGSSQAYGNDGARGRSSLSKSPARAAYMSNSYNSYDGHGQGRGVSRSDGWDASRRDSDMKSNRDFDRPSVPQSLESVELEYQKDAIDLGRIRDKEEDEENHKHREAIRDVRENYMKKLAILRVEHAKQWEEFLQIDAVRRQQLAGQRMPASGFGGYNQQSYQEYENSAGNPHYSGPNIPMEPRGRYPNPMDNYHPSRPHDSYDDFQRQRRDDFGKAYNRY, from the exons ATGTTTTCCGTCTTTCCTTGTTCTTTTTTCTATCTCCAAAACAGGGTGTTCTTTGATATGTCTAGTAGGCAAGATTCAGATATTGATGATGATTTCAGTGATCTTTACAAGGAATATACTGGCCCTGTTAGATCCAACACAACGAAGGCACAAGATAAAATTGTGACAGAAAAAAGGCCTCATGTTGGTTCAgatgaggaagaagaggatACCCGCGACCCCAATGCTGTGCCGACAGATTTTACTAGCAGGGAAGCGAAGGTTTGGGAAGCTAAATCCAAAGCTACTGAGCGAAACTGGAAGAAACGGAAGGAGGAAGAAATGATTTGTAAAATATGTGGAGAGTCAGGCCACTTTACTCAG GGATGTCCATCTACTCTCGGAGCGAGTCGCAAGTCTCAAGATTTCTTTGAGAGAGTGCCTGCAAGGGAAAGCCATGTGAAAGCTTTGTTCACCGAGAAAGTTATAAATCAAATTGAGAAGGATGTTGGCTGCAAAATCAAAATGGAGGAGAAGTTTATTATAGTCAGTGGGAAGGACAGATTGATCCTAAGAAAAGGAGTGGATGCTgtacataaaattaaagaagacgCCGACAAAAAGGGTCCTTCTAGTTCTCAGGTGTCCAGATCAAGGTCACCTGAGCGCCGAAGTCCTGTTAGCGCTCGTATGGCACGTTCTGATTCTCAGAGATCCAATCACAGCCCTCAGAGTGCATCACAGTTACACCATAGGTACGGAAGACAAGAGAAGGTTGTTGATGATCGCGGTCATGATGATTTTCACAAGATTGCAAGGGGTAGTTCACAAG CTTATGGTAATGATGGAGCTAGAGGTCGATCAAGCCTGTCAAAGTCTCCGGCACGTGCTGCTTATATGAGTAACTCGTATAATTCATATGATGGTCATGGTCAGGGCAGGGGTGTCTCCCGGTCTGATGGTTGGGATGCGAGTAGACGTGATTCTGACATGAAATCTAACCGTGATTTTGACCGCCCCTCTGTTCCACAATCCTTGGAGAGTGTTGAATTGGAATACCAAAAGGATGCCATAGATCTAGGAAGAATTCGGGacaaggaagaagatgaagaaaatcaCAAGCATAGAGAG GCCATCAGAGATGTAAGAGAGAACTACATGAAGAAATTGGCCATCCTTAGAGTTGAACATGCAAAGCAATGGGAAGAGTTTCTTCAAATTGATGCAGTTAGGAGGCAACAGCTGGCAGGACAACGAATGCCAGCCTCTGGGTTTGGCGGTTATAATCAACAGAGTTATCAAGAGTATGAGAACTCTGCAGGTAATCCACATTATTCTGGACCCAACATACCAATGGAACCAAGGGGAAGGTATCCAAACCCTATGGATAACTACCATCCATCAAGACCACATGACAGTTATGATGACTTTCAGCGTCAGAGGCGTGATGACTTTGGGAAAGCCTATAATCGATACTAG
- the LOC125841422 gene encoding uncharacterized protein LOC125841422 isoform X3, producing MSSRQDSDIDDDFSDLYKEYTGPVRSNTTKAQDKIVTEKRPHVGSDEEEEDTRDPNAVPTDFTSREAKVWEAKSKATERNWKKRKEEEMICKICGESGHFTQGCPSTLGASRKSQDFFERVPARESHVKALFTEKVINQIEKDVGCKIKMEEKFIIVSGKDRLILRKGVDAVHKIKEDADKKGPSSSQVSRSRSPERRSPVSARMARSDSQRSNHSPQSASQLHHRYGRQEKVVDDRGHDDFHKIARGSSQAYGNDGARGRSSLSKSPARAAYMSNSYNSYDGHGQGRGVSRSDGWDASRRDSDMKSNRDFDRPSVPQSLESVELEYQKDAIDLGRIRDKEEDEENHKHREAIRDVRENYMKKLAILRVEHAKQWEEFLQIDAVRRQQLAGQRMPASGFGGYNQQSYQEYENSAGNPHYSGPNIPMEPRGRYPNPMDNYHPSRPHDSYDDFQRQRRDDFGKAYNRY from the exons ATGTCTAGTAGGCAAGATTCAGATATTGATGATGATTTCAGTGATCTTTACAAGGAATATACTGGCCCTGTTAGATCCAACACAACGAAGGCACAAGATAAAATTGTGACAGAAAAAAGGCCTCATGTTGGTTCAgatgaggaagaagaggatACCCGCGACCCCAATGCTGTGCCGACAGATTTTACTAGCAGGGAAGCGAAGGTTTGGGAAGCTAAATCCAAAGCTACTGAGCGAAACTGGAAGAAACGGAAGGAGGAAGAAATGATTTGTAAAATATGTGGAGAGTCAGGCCACTTTACTCAG GGATGTCCATCTACTCTCGGAGCGAGTCGCAAGTCTCAAGATTTCTTTGAGAGAGTGCCTGCAAGGGAAAGCCATGTGAAAGCTTTGTTCACCGAGAAAGTTATAAATCAAATTGAGAAGGATGTTGGCTGCAAAATCAAAATGGAGGAGAAGTTTATTATAGTCAGTGGGAAGGACAGATTGATCCTAAGAAAAGGAGTGGATGCTgtacataaaattaaagaagacgCCGACAAAAAGGGTCCTTCTAGTTCTCAGGTGTCCAGATCAAGGTCACCTGAGCGCCGAAGTCCTGTTAGCGCTCGTATGGCACGTTCTGATTCTCAGAGATCCAATCACAGCCCTCAGAGTGCATCACAGTTACACCATAGGTACGGAAGACAAGAGAAGGTTGTTGATGATCGCGGTCATGATGATTTTCACAAGATTGCAAGGGGTAGTTCACAAG CTTATGGTAATGATGGAGCTAGAGGTCGATCAAGCCTGTCAAAGTCTCCGGCACGTGCTGCTTATATGAGTAACTCGTATAATTCATATGATGGTCATGGTCAGGGCAGGGGTGTCTCCCGGTCTGATGGTTGGGATGCGAGTAGACGTGATTCTGACATGAAATCTAACCGTGATTTTGACCGCCCCTCTGTTCCACAATCCTTGGAGAGTGTTGAATTGGAATACCAAAAGGATGCCATAGATCTAGGAAGAATTCGGGacaaggaagaagatgaagaaaatcaCAAGCATAGAGAG GCCATCAGAGATGTAAGAGAGAACTACATGAAGAAATTGGCCATCCTTAGAGTTGAACATGCAAAGCAATGGGAAGAGTTTCTTCAAATTGATGCAGTTAGGAGGCAACAGCTGGCAGGACAACGAATGCCAGCCTCTGGGTTTGGCGGTTATAATCAACAGAGTTATCAAGAGTATGAGAACTCTGCAGGTAATCCACATTATTCTGGACCCAACATACCAATGGAACCAAGGGGAAGGTATCCAAACCCTATGGATAACTACCATCCATCAAGACCACATGACAGTTATGATGACTTTCAGCGTCAGAGGCGTGATGACTTTGGGAAAGCCTATAATCGATACTAG
- the LOC125841422 gene encoding uncharacterized protein LOC125841422 isoform X2, whose translation MVFFDMSSRQDSDIDDDFSDLYKEYTGPVRSNTTKAQDKIVTEKRPHVGSDEEEEDTRDPNAVPTDFTSREAKVWEAKSKATERNWKKRKEEEMICKICGESGHFTQGCPSTLGASRKSQDFFERVPARESHVKALFTEKVINQIEKDVGCKIKMEEKFIIVSGKDRLILRKGVDAVHKIKEDADKKGPSSSQVSRSRSPERRSPVSARMARSDSQRSNHSPQSASQLHHRYGRQEKVVDDRGHDDFHKIARGSSQAYGNDGARGRSSLSKSPARAAYMSNSYNSYDGHGQGRGVSRSDGWDASRRDSDMKSNRDFDRPSVPQSLESVELEYQKDAIDLGRIRDKEEDEENHKHREAIRDVRENYMKKLAILRVEHAKQWEEFLQIDAVRRQQLAGQRMPASGFGGYNQQSYQEYENSAGNPHYSGPNIPMEPRGRYPNPMDNYHPSRPHDSYDDFQRQRRDDFGKAYNRY comes from the exons AT GGTGTTCTTTGATATGTCTAGTAGGCAAGATTCAGATATTGATGATGATTTCAGTGATCTTTACAAGGAATATACTGGCCCTGTTAGATCCAACACAACGAAGGCACAAGATAAAATTGTGACAGAAAAAAGGCCTCATGTTGGTTCAgatgaggaagaagaggatACCCGCGACCCCAATGCTGTGCCGACAGATTTTACTAGCAGGGAAGCGAAGGTTTGGGAAGCTAAATCCAAAGCTACTGAGCGAAACTGGAAGAAACGGAAGGAGGAAGAAATGATTTGTAAAATATGTGGAGAGTCAGGCCACTTTACTCAG GGATGTCCATCTACTCTCGGAGCGAGTCGCAAGTCTCAAGATTTCTTTGAGAGAGTGCCTGCAAGGGAAAGCCATGTGAAAGCTTTGTTCACCGAGAAAGTTATAAATCAAATTGAGAAGGATGTTGGCTGCAAAATCAAAATGGAGGAGAAGTTTATTATAGTCAGTGGGAAGGACAGATTGATCCTAAGAAAAGGAGTGGATGCTgtacataaaattaaagaagacgCCGACAAAAAGGGTCCTTCTAGTTCTCAGGTGTCCAGATCAAGGTCACCTGAGCGCCGAAGTCCTGTTAGCGCTCGTATGGCACGTTCTGATTCTCAGAGATCCAATCACAGCCCTCAGAGTGCATCACAGTTACACCATAGGTACGGAAGACAAGAGAAGGTTGTTGATGATCGCGGTCATGATGATTTTCACAAGATTGCAAGGGGTAGTTCACAAG CTTATGGTAATGATGGAGCTAGAGGTCGATCAAGCCTGTCAAAGTCTCCGGCACGTGCTGCTTATATGAGTAACTCGTATAATTCATATGATGGTCATGGTCAGGGCAGGGGTGTCTCCCGGTCTGATGGTTGGGATGCGAGTAGACGTGATTCTGACATGAAATCTAACCGTGATTTTGACCGCCCCTCTGTTCCACAATCCTTGGAGAGTGTTGAATTGGAATACCAAAAGGATGCCATAGATCTAGGAAGAATTCGGGacaaggaagaagatgaagaaaatcaCAAGCATAGAGAG GCCATCAGAGATGTAAGAGAGAACTACATGAAGAAATTGGCCATCCTTAGAGTTGAACATGCAAAGCAATGGGAAGAGTTTCTTCAAATTGATGCAGTTAGGAGGCAACAGCTGGCAGGACAACGAATGCCAGCCTCTGGGTTTGGCGGTTATAATCAACAGAGTTATCAAGAGTATGAGAACTCTGCAGGTAATCCACATTATTCTGGACCCAACATACCAATGGAACCAAGGGGAAGGTATCCAAACCCTATGGATAACTACCATCCATCAAGACCACATGACAGTTATGATGACTTTCAGCGTCAGAGGCGTGATGACTTTGGGAAAGCCTATAATCGATACTAG
- the LOC125841668 gene encoding uncharacterized protein LOC125841668, which produces MTNEPTSRRDKESYNKMNKNSFSNMRCPHCTGPLSKEMETSEWTVPPLIRDSFSMIGSAVGGTTSAFYGFNHVMPIVRRWVKGPMWLHFLVGAPPVIVFSSACAGLAGGAVPAFAQLASSSYHAAISSSTLPPTASQDENMRKSRTSSTL; this is translated from the exons ATGACAAATGAACCAACTTCTAGAAGAGACAAAGAATCTTATaacaaaatgaacaaaaatagtTTTAGTAATATGAGATGTCCACATTGCACCGGTCCTCTTTCTAAGGAGATG GAGACAAGCGAGTGGACAGTTCCGCCTCTAATCCGGGATAGCTTTTCTATG ATTGGTTCTGCAGTTGGTGGTACTACAAGTGCATTTTATGGCTTCAACCATG TGATGCCGATTGTTAGAAGGTGGGTTAAAGGACCTATGTGGTTGCATTTCCTTGTTGGT GCTCCTCCTGTGATTGTTTTCTCATCTGCATGTGCAGGGCTAGCAG GTGGTGCTGTTCCAGCATTTGCACAGCTAGCATCTTCGTCTTACCATGCTGCGATCTCATCTTCCACATTACCACCTACAGCCTCTCAAGatgaaaacatgagaaaatctagaacttcttcaactttataG